In the genome of Desulfovibrio desulfuricans, one region contains:
- a CDS encoding IS256 family transposase, translated as MEAIRTNGKNKVPVIAVDEEELRTHVSEVVRQSVEETLNGLLDAEADTLCQARRYERNADRASTRAGHYERNLQTKAGTVQLKVPKLRHMPFETAIIERYRRRESSVEEALVEMYLAGVSVRRVEDITEALWGSRVSPSTISDLNQKIFERVEEWRNRPLEPKSPYIFVDGIWLKRSWGGEVQNVSVLVAIGVSTSGFREILGVAEGSRQDAESWRQFLRYLRERGLEQIDLVVSDKSLGFLEALGEFYPDAKWQRCVVHFYRNVLHAVPRGKAKEVALMLKAVHAQEDKEAARRKSVEVISKLRAQRLEKAARIVESGCDETLSYYDFPVAHWRHIRTNNPLERLNREIRRRTRVVGSFPDGHAALMLVAARLRYMAGQQWGTQRYMNMNQEISA; from the coding sequence ATGGAAGCTATCAGGACGAACGGTAAAAATAAAGTTCCGGTGATTGCTGTCGATGAAGAAGAATTGCGGACACACGTTTCCGAGGTTGTGCGCCAAAGTGTCGAGGAGACCTTGAATGGCCTGCTTGATGCGGAAGCTGACACGCTCTGCCAGGCCCGACGCTATGAGCGTAATGCCGATCGAGCCAGTACCCGCGCTGGTCATTATGAGCGGAATTTGCAGACCAAGGCTGGCACGGTTCAGCTTAAGGTTCCCAAGCTGCGACACATGCCGTTTGAAACCGCGATAATCGAACGGTATCGTCGCCGGGAAAGTTCAGTGGAAGAAGCCTTGGTAGAGATGTACTTGGCAGGCGTGTCAGTGCGTCGGGTCGAGGACATTACCGAGGCTCTTTGGGGCAGTCGAGTCAGTCCAAGCACAATAAGCGACTTGAATCAAAAGATTTTTGAGCGGGTTGAGGAATGGCGCAATCGACCACTTGAGCCGAAATCCCCGTACATTTTTGTGGATGGAATATGGCTGAAACGCTCTTGGGGCGGTGAAGTTCAAAACGTATCTGTGCTAGTAGCCATTGGCGTGAGTACCAGCGGCTTCCGTGAAATTCTCGGCGTGGCAGAAGGATCACGTCAGGATGCAGAAAGCTGGCGGCAATTTCTTCGGTATCTCCGAGAGCGTGGCCTTGAACAGATAGACCTCGTTGTATCTGATAAAAGTCTTGGCTTTCTGGAGGCGCTAGGAGAATTTTACCCTGATGCAAAATGGCAGCGTTGCGTGGTGCATTTTTATCGCAACGTACTGCATGCGGTTCCTCGCGGTAAAGCCAAAGAAGTTGCTTTGATGCTCAAAGCTGTTCATGCCCAAGAGGATAAAGAAGCCGCACGCCGGAAATCGGTGGAAGTGATAAGCAAATTACGGGCGCAACGTCTTGAGAAGGCAGCCAGAATAGTGGAATCCGGTTGTGACGAAACGCTTTCGTACTATGATTTCCCCGTAGCCCATTGGCGGCACATAAGGACGAACAATCCGCTTGAGCGTTTGAACCGTGAAATTCGCCGCCGAACCAGAGTTGTGGGGAGCTTTCCGGATGGTCACGCCGCCCTGATGTTGGTGGCTGCCCGCCTGCGATATATGGCTGGGCAACAGTGGGGCACACAACGGTATATGAACATGAACCAAGAAATATCAGCTTAA
- the gcvH gene encoding glycine cleavage system protein GcvH: MQSINIPADRGYTSEHIWLKADGDSYILGISDFAQNQLGEISFVDLPSAGCTFAAGKEFGSIESLKAVNALFMPVSGSVLEVNEALAETPTLINISPYEKGWLLRITINEAAEINTLLSARQYLSQLK, encoded by the coding sequence ATGCAATCGATAAACATTCCCGCAGATCGCGGCTACACATCGGAACATATTTGGCTGAAGGCTGATGGGGATTCGTATATCTTGGGCATCAGCGATTTTGCACAAAATCAACTGGGCGAAATTTCTTTTGTGGATCTACCGTCAGCTGGCTGTACCTTTGCCGCAGGGAAGGAATTCGGCAGCATAGAATCGTTAAAAGCTGTCAATGCCTTGTTTATGCCAGTCTCTGGATCGGTGTTGGAGGTCAATGAGGCATTAGCCGAAACCCCCACACTTATCAATATTTCCCCTTACGAAAAAGGCTGGTTACTACGTATTACAATAAACGAGGCTGCAGAAATAAACACACTACTTTCAGCAAGACAATATCTATCACAACTTAAATAG
- a CDS encoding outer membrane homotrimeric porin codes for MTFLFKKILLAALLICLAAPAASAVDFKIKGRWIFLGDYGQSGRFTGGNGAVGYNNRLGYDDFEMTSRMRIQLNAVASEALSGTLHLEIGKFRWGQTSSGAALGADGTNSVKVKHSYLDWTMPKTDLKIRMGIQTLNLPSFTTDSNILGADVAGIVTGYKINQNISASAFWIRPYNDNYVGGGIKDNHQNFLDNMDLFGATLPMTVTGLNVTPWVMVGMIGPNTIRVGDNYFCGSAPIYYTRNLTALSMGMKKEALTSYGTAFWTGLTGEVTALDPFHIAWDFNYGSTQYDDASASRRGWLASLVLEYKMNWGIPGLVAWYTSGDDDDTSNGSERMPYTNVDEIGYGSFGSYAFFGGRPSTDRNSMIGHSMAGTWGVGARTTKISLLENLDSSIRINLIGGTNDPNLIKKLHGKTNIWMSPNNYSNENSTGMENLYMTTKDTALECGITNTYMIYENLKLGIDASYMKLFLDKSADVWGNSRMNGKSDNVKDSWNVSLYLAYNF; via the coding sequence ATGACTTTTTTGTTTAAAAAAATATTGCTTGCAGCCTTGCTCATATGTCTTGCGGCCCCTGCAGCTAGTGCTGTTGACTTTAAGATAAAAGGGCGCTGGATATTTTTAGGTGATTATGGTCAATCTGGCCGTTTCACTGGAGGGAATGGGGCAGTAGGCTATAATAATAGGTTGGGATACGACGATTTTGAGATGACCTCAAGAATGCGCATCCAGCTGAATGCTGTAGCATCAGAGGCGCTATCTGGCACTTTGCATCTTGAAATCGGCAAATTTCGTTGGGGCCAAACTTCATCCGGTGCAGCCTTGGGGGCGGATGGTACAAACTCTGTAAAGGTTAAGCATTCATATTTGGACTGGACGATGCCTAAAACCGATTTGAAAATCCGCATGGGCATTCAAACACTAAATTTACCAAGCTTCACAACCGATTCAAATATTCTGGGCGCAGATGTCGCTGGCATTGTTACAGGATACAAAATAAATCAAAACATCAGTGCCTCTGCCTTTTGGATACGTCCTTACAATGATAACTATGTTGGGGGGGGGATAAAAGATAACCACCAAAATTTCCTTGACAATATGGATTTGTTCGGTGCCACGCTACCTATGACAGTTACTGGATTAAATGTCACCCCATGGGTCATGGTAGGCATGATCGGACCCAATACAATTCGTGTTGGTGACAATTACTTTTGTGGTTCTGCGCCTATATATTACACTCGCAACCTCACCGCTCTTTCTATGGGTATGAAGAAAGAAGCCCTCACCAGTTATGGGACTGCGTTTTGGACTGGCCTAACGGGAGAAGTGACGGCCCTCGACCCATTCCATATCGCCTGGGACTTTAACTACGGCTCCACGCAATATGACGATGCAAGCGCTAGCCGCAGAGGCTGGCTTGCTTCTCTTGTTTTGGAATACAAAATGAATTGGGGTATCCCTGGCCTTGTCGCTTGGTACACTTCCGGCGATGACGACGACACATCCAACGGTTCAGAACGTATGCCATATACCAATGTAGATGAAATTGGCTATGGTAGTTTTGGAAGCTATGCCTTTTTTGGGGGCCGTCCCAGCACCGACCGTAACAGTATGATTGGCCATTCAATGGCAGGCACATGGGGTGTTGGAGCTCGCACAACTAAAATTTCTTTACTGGAAAATTTGGATTCTTCCATACGAATCAATTTGATCGGCGGAACAAATGATCCCAATTTAATCAAAAAACTGCATGGGAAGACTAACATTTGGATGTCGCCTAATAACTATAGCAATGAGAATTCCACCGGTATGGAAAATCTATATATGACTACCAAAGACACCGCACTGGAATGTGGAATTACCAACACCTATATGATCTACGAGAACCTCAAACTAGGCATTGATGCTTCGTACATGAAGTTGTTCCTAGATAAAAGTGCAGATGTATGGGGAAATAGTCGCATGAACGGCAAGAGCGACAACGTGAAGGACTCATGGAACGTTTCTTTGTACCTTGCGTACAACTTTTAA
- a CDS encoding MFS transporter produces the protein MNTNNISPPNEGDKLIWPVGKKAAFFTLALSCLFCILDFMDRQVLASLFPYLKSDMGLTDSQLGLLVSIVNISIAIFTVPTGYLIDRWSRKYMMGVMTFFWSLATGACAFAGTYMHLLVCRFFIGTGEAGYVPAAQSLISASFPEKTRATALSIFITCFSIGGPLGIVAGAYIAQHWGWRHAFGIVAIPGIIAAFLCIAMKDFKVATKTNDNEQNTSVCSQHEPWGKVILSVLRTPSCVITFLALAGHNMFASVLVNWSISYFNREAGMDPTMASLLSTVIWIGLAAGHILTGAIIDYLRRTSGCPRALTFVICCTLTCFIMEFIAFTCSKPGSALQATLFATGMCATGCILPIGYTVTADLTPPHHRGTAMGVLTFTQNALGMAIGPFLAGVLSDSYGLATSLTILSFLELFVAFCWFAVRALYNRDLARVEKTEVAF, from the coding sequence ATGAACACCAACAATATTTCCCCACCTAACGAAGGGGACAAACTCATCTGGCCTGTAGGCAAAAAAGCGGCTTTTTTTACTCTAGCACTGTCATGTCTTTTTTGCATCCTGGACTTCATGGACAGACAGGTTCTCGCATCACTCTTTCCATATCTTAAAAGTGATATGGGATTGACCGACTCCCAACTGGGGCTGCTGGTGTCCATCGTCAACATCTCCATTGCCATTTTCACGGTTCCCACCGGCTATCTCATTGACCGATGGAGCCGCAAATACATGATGGGAGTGATGACTTTTTTCTGGAGTTTGGCCACAGGGGCATGCGCCTTTGCGGGAACATATATGCACCTGCTTGTATGCCGATTCTTCATCGGCACAGGGGAAGCAGGATACGTTCCCGCAGCTCAAAGCCTTATAAGCGCCAGCTTTCCTGAAAAAACCCGCGCTACAGCATTATCCATCTTCATCACGTGTTTTAGTATCGGCGGCCCGCTGGGCATAGTTGCAGGGGCGTACATCGCACAGCATTGGGGCTGGCGTCACGCCTTCGGCATTGTGGCCATTCCCGGCATCATTGCGGCATTCCTGTGCATTGCTATGAAGGACTTCAAAGTAGCCACGAAAACCAACGACAATGAGCAAAATACAAGTGTCTGTAGCCAGCACGAGCCTTGGGGGAAGGTCATTCTTTCGGTACTTCGTACCCCTTCCTGCGTCATAACCTTCTTAGCTCTTGCTGGGCACAACATGTTTGCCAGCGTTTTGGTTAACTGGAGCATCAGCTACTTCAACCGCGAAGCTGGCATGGATCCCACGATGGCAAGCCTTCTGTCAACGGTCATCTGGATTGGACTTGCCGCAGGCCACATCCTGACCGGCGCCATTATCGACTATCTGCGCCGCACAAGTGGCTGCCCACGCGCACTGACCTTTGTCATCTGCTGCACGCTGACCTGTTTTATCATGGAATTTATAGCCTTCACATGCAGCAAACCTGGCTCCGCCCTCCAAGCAACGCTCTTTGCAACCGGCATGTGCGCTACGGGCTGTATTTTGCCTATCGGTTATACTGTCACGGCCGACCTGACCCCTCCCCATCATCGGGGTACTGCAATGGGGGTTCTTACCTTCACGCAAAACGCCCTCGGCATGGCCATCGGTCCATTTCTCGCTGGTGTTCTGTCAGATTCATACGGCTTGGCAACCAGCCTTACCATCCTTTCTTTCCTGGAACTTTTTGTTGCCTTTTGTTGGTTTGCCGTCAGGGCACTGTATAATAGGGACCTTGCACGTGTTGAAAAGACTGAAGTGGCCTTCTAA
- a CDS encoding sulfatase codes for MEKNAIVVMFDSLQYNYLGCYGNSWIKTPNMDRFAKEGAVFENAYAEGLPTVPVRHAMHTGRFTLPRTGWVALAKEDTTIADLCWGRPIDTALIFDCPMYRLPKFGYTRGFDKVWFTHGHEADDYFYEKDPLLQYSPMDYVDQESYDGYVAKTNEKAAQYTMNEITNYLRQRQHWRGEEDRYVTRTFKKATEYLEQVDRNKQFYLWVDSFDPHEPWDPPSVYDCDLKCPYDPDYNGKDVFLPFSSVVDGVFTEEQLHHVRMLYAELITLCDKQFGKFLDTIRRLGLEKDTLVLVVSDHGEPMGNKEHGHGIMRKTRPWPYEELAHIVFIARGPGIEPGQRIKTYVQSVDVAPTVCDWLGIGVHPDMEGKSLLPVLRGEAKKVRDFAIAGYHGYSWAIYTDDWSYVHWVRTEGADRMGKDFYATSVDSSHLHAVGGKGMFDGIVKAYAEIQKSKAATGGSTLDSNESQEKYRDAATLDGEAQWTCTPGSVAEVPDTDELYDRKNDPFQLKNVLNKHPDVAKKLLTELSTFLEDLLSD; via the coding sequence GTGGAAAAAAACGCCATTGTGGTCATGTTTGACAGCCTGCAATACAACTATTTGGGTTGCTACGGAAACTCTTGGATAAAGACTCCGAATATGGACCGTTTTGCCAAGGAAGGGGCTGTTTTTGAAAATGCCTATGCCGAAGGTCTGCCCACAGTACCAGTACGTCATGCAATGCACACGGGGCGATTCACCCTGCCCAGAACTGGTTGGGTTGCGCTTGCCAAAGAAGATACCACTATCGCCGATTTATGCTGGGGACGCCCCATTGACACTGCCTTGATCTTTGACTGCCCCATGTACCGCCTGCCGAAGTTTGGATATACACGAGGGTTTGACAAAGTGTGGTTTACCCATGGGCATGAAGCAGATGACTATTTTTACGAAAAAGATCCTCTGCTGCAATACAGTCCGATGGATTATGTCGATCAGGAGAGCTACGACGGCTACGTCGCAAAGACTAATGAAAAAGCGGCGCAGTATACGATGAACGAGATAACGAACTATTTGCGCCAGCGTCAACATTGGCGTGGCGAAGAAGACAGGTACGTTACCCGTACGTTCAAGAAGGCCACTGAGTATCTTGAACAGGTTGACCGCAACAAGCAGTTTTACCTTTGGGTCGATAGTTTTGATCCGCATGAACCTTGGGATCCGCCGTCTGTCTATGACTGTGATCTGAAATGTCCCTATGATCCCGACTATAATGGAAAGGATGTCTTCCTTCCCTTCTCTTCCGTGGTCGATGGCGTTTTCACCGAAGAACAGCTTCACCATGTTCGCATGCTGTATGCCGAACTCATCACGCTGTGCGATAAGCAGTTTGGCAAATTCCTTGATACGATTCGCCGCCTTGGGCTCGAAAAAGACACTCTGGTCCTGGTAGTTTCTGACCACGGCGAACCCATGGGCAACAAGGAACACGGGCACGGCATTATGCGTAAAACGCGTCCTTGGCCTTATGAAGAGCTGGCGCACATCGTTTTTATTGCCCGCGGGCCTGGCATTGAGCCCGGGCAGCGCATCAAAACCTATGTGCAGAGCGTTGATGTGGCGCCAACTGTGTGTGATTGGCTTGGAATTGGCGTTCACCCGGATATGGAAGGCAAATCGCTGCTACCTGTGCTTCGTGGCGAAGCCAAGAAAGTTCGGGATTTCGCCATTGCCGGTTACCATGGTTATTCCTGGGCCATCTACACTGACGACTGGAGCTATGTGCATTGGGTCAGAACAGAAGGCGCTGACCGCATGGGTAAAGATTTCTACGCCACCAGCGTCGATTCTTCGCATCTGCACGCTGTGGGTGGTAAGGGCATGTTTGATGGTATTGTAAAGGCTTATGCCGAAATTCAAAAAAGCAAAGCCGCTACTGGGGGTAGCACCCTTGACAGTAATGAATCCCAAGAAAAATACAGGGATGCCGCTACGTTGGATGGGGAAGCACAGTGGACCTGCACCCCAGGTAGTGTTGCAGAAGTTCCCGATACCGACGAGCTGTATGATCGGAAAAATGATCCTTTCCAGCTCAAGAATGTTCTCAACAAACATCCTGATGTAGCCAAAAAGCTTCTCACTGAACTCAGTACATTTTTGGAAGACTTGCTGTCTGACTAA
- a CDS encoding sigma-54 interaction domain-containing protein has translation MQRLLGLPSNAVICLLLMHYAEKPCAVEDITVLTAADNNVARTVIAQLCQRGMVLEDADGRYVPAEQCPNVDNIVTAIKKRNTASDSVLVNTLLTYYDKNYKKFLKNVISILHEHASNKRYAYLFFCYEYFAKLILRMRIQIKDRQFSLLFINSCMIIQQLSFKIPSRSRYQILLFYKAKGIAIIVGDRRNIGYIDINIGTLNITEKGIRSNIYCRRMDDGYNTIASICDKDIILRSADKIMLYYIINSRLNDAISFFLYINSMDEEDVAPYRKGSWFIYATMAASYAGNFKLAEEISILGIKKIELEKEDCSATDTLKAILAFIYFYTGKDAEGLEIIDEIISTSDEVVESYAALWATRALSFYQYKIGELEKSWSNFKKCFVEKKDSLQLHANYFIAAFVLDLMFAYQESKVVFPKQYQFFKELSFAEHSPFLILRGTALRIGGQILAMDGADFAAAEKKLRAALRLFLGIPAPILAANCLSSLAMLHVKVGEMGPARQEAFQAKMLFDALSPASFPTLLQPLIEDDANADLDRISHRKTVVTQFLQSLRSCMQTSVGDSNDVTPILAALMGSLGLVSGCVLEMTHGSLIPRGSINFPSDGGSTLRASLVHKSREMDVPLLRVLERGDDVVTYKNAVIVLHIPMGIYGAWFFYMQGTILRIMFNFLLRQHGAGLVEAIAVGLTAVIKNSKAVECRVTTFPVSNPQDKIIPLDMIVASKGMRKIIQKVDAVSSKDTAVLLMGESGCGKEMVAQRLHEKSRREGRFVCVNLSNLPYELFESECFGYEKGSFTGALQQKIGLFELADNGTLFIDEVGDIPLPIQVKLLRVLQNKTFMRIGGTKNIHSDFRLICATNRDLVKAVKSGTFREDLYYRINVVSINIPPLRAREEDIGVIAKYFLRYYAKHHNVPVHELTDEEMQYLTNYSWPGNVRQLRNFIERFCLLKDGFMEEISGALPENWPAKQHAASSSREKEMVNCAFPCLEEKPSLQELEDAYFTKIYKMTAGNVGGKEGLAAILKISRSKAYAWIERLRLRERYCLEVRPNAEFKES, from the coding sequence ATGCAAAGACTTTTAGGACTTCCCTCAAACGCTGTGATTTGCCTTCTGCTTATGCATTATGCTGAAAAGCCTTGTGCGGTTGAGGATATTACGGTTTTGACAGCTGCTGATAACAATGTGGCCAGAACGGTCATTGCGCAGCTATGCCAGAGAGGAATGGTCTTGGAAGATGCTGATGGGAGGTATGTTCCAGCTGAACAGTGCCCGAATGTAGATAACATTGTTACGGCAATAAAAAAACGCAATACTGCTTCTGATAGTGTTCTGGTTAATACCCTTCTTACTTATTATGACAAAAACTATAAAAAATTTTTGAAAAATGTTATTAGCATACTACATGAGCATGCAAGTAATAAAAGATATGCATATTTGTTTTTTTGCTATGAGTATTTTGCAAAGCTCATATTGCGTATGAGGATACAAATAAAAGATAGGCAGTTTAGCCTGTTGTTTATAAATTCGTGTATGATTATTCAACAGTTGAGTTTTAAAATTCCTTCGAGGTCACGGTATCAAATATTGTTATTTTATAAGGCGAAGGGTATCGCCATTATCGTTGGTGATAGACGAAATATAGGATATATAGACATTAATATAGGGACATTAAACATTACTGAAAAGGGAATTCGTTCCAATATATATTGTCGTAGAATGGACGATGGTTATAATACTATAGCTTCAATTTGCGATAAAGATATAATATTACGATCTGCTGATAAGATAATGCTATATTATATAATTAATTCTAGGCTAAATGACGCTATCTCATTCTTCTTATATATTAATTCAATGGATGAAGAAGACGTAGCACCATATAGGAAAGGGTCCTGGTTTATTTATGCAACAATGGCTGCAAGCTATGCTGGAAATTTTAAACTTGCTGAAGAAATATCGATACTTGGAATAAAAAAAATAGAACTGGAAAAAGAAGATTGCAGCGCAACTGACACCCTTAAGGCAATACTCGCTTTTATTTATTTCTATACGGGTAAGGACGCTGAGGGATTAGAAATTATTGATGAAATTATTTCTACAAGTGATGAGGTGGTTGAGTCATATGCAGCATTGTGGGCTACTCGAGCATTATCATTTTACCAGTATAAAATAGGCGAGTTGGAAAAATCCTGGAGCAACTTTAAAAAGTGTTTTGTTGAAAAAAAAGATTCCCTTCAACTACATGCAAATTATTTTATTGCGGCTTTTGTCCTGGACTTGATGTTTGCATATCAAGAAAGTAAAGTTGTTTTTCCTAAACAATATCAGTTTTTTAAGGAGCTTTCATTCGCGGAGCATTCACCTTTTCTTATCCTTCGTGGAACAGCCTTGAGAATAGGTGGGCAAATTTTGGCCATGGATGGGGCGGATTTTGCTGCTGCTGAAAAAAAACTGAGGGCTGCTCTGCGGCTTTTTCTTGGCATTCCTGCACCAATCCTTGCCGCCAACTGCCTTTCCTCTTTGGCCATGTTACATGTGAAGGTCGGCGAGATGGGGCCTGCGAGGCAAGAGGCTTTCCAGGCAAAAATGCTTTTTGATGCTTTGTCACCAGCATCTTTTCCAACACTGCTACAGCCATTAATAGAAGATGATGCAAATGCAGATTTAGACCGGATTAGCCATAGAAAAACAGTTGTGACGCAGTTCCTGCAGTCACTGCGAAGTTGTATGCAGACCTCTGTTGGCGACAGCAATGACGTTACCCCAATATTGGCAGCTCTCATGGGGTCTTTAGGCCTAGTCTCCGGGTGTGTGCTTGAAATGACGCATGGCAGCCTGATCCCTAGAGGTAGTATTAATTTCCCTTCAGACGGTGGCAGCACCTTGCGTGCGTCTCTGGTCCATAAGTCCCGTGAGATGGACGTCCCGTTGCTTCGGGTTCTTGAGCGGGGCGATGATGTTGTCACATATAAGAATGCGGTGATTGTGTTGCATATCCCCATGGGGATTTATGGTGCATGGTTTTTTTATATGCAAGGCACGATACTTCGGATCATGTTTAACTTTCTCTTGCGGCAACATGGAGCTGGCTTGGTCGAGGCTATTGCTGTTGGCCTTACCGCAGTGATCAAAAATAGCAAGGCTGTAGAGTGTAGAGTCACAACATTTCCTGTCTCAAACCCACAAGATAAAATAATTCCGCTTGATATGATTGTTGCTAGTAAAGGGATGCGAAAGATTATCCAGAAAGTTGATGCAGTCTCTTCAAAAGACACTGCGGTGCTGCTAATGGGTGAATCTGGCTGCGGCAAAGAAATGGTGGCGCAGCGGCTGCATGAAAAATCGCGACGCGAGGGGAGGTTCGTTTGCGTCAACCTTTCTAACCTTCCTTATGAGCTTTTTGAAAGTGAGTGTTTTGGGTATGAAAAAGGAAGTTTTACCGGAGCGCTGCAACAAAAAATCGGGCTATTTGAATTAGCCGATAATGGAACATTGTTCATAGATGAAGTCGGCGATATCCCTCTGCCCATTCAAGTAAAATTATTAAGGGTATTGCAAAATAAAACGTTCATGCGCATCGGTGGCACAAAAAATATTCACTCTGATTTCAGGCTGATCTGCGCGACCAACAGGGATTTGGTAAAAGCTGTAAAATCGGGCACATTCAGGGAAGATCTATATTATCGGATTAACGTTGTTTCGATCAATATCCCACCGTTGAGAGCGCGAGAAGAAGATATTGGCGTCATCGCAAAGTATTTTTTAAGGTACTATGCAAAACACCACAACGTTCCCGTGCATGAGCTGACAGACGAAGAAATGCAGTATCTTACAAATTATAGTTGGCCTGGAAATGTTCGACAACTGCGCAATTTTATTGAGCGTTTTTGTTTACTTAAAGATGGCTTTATGGAAGAGATCAGTGGAGCCCTTCCAGAAAATTGGCCAGCGAAGCAACACGCGGCATCCTCCAGTCGGGAAAAAGAAATGGTTAACTGTGCATTCCCCTGTTTGGAGGAAAAACCAAGCTTACAGGAGCTGGAAGACGCTTACTTTACGAAAATTTATAAGATGACGGCAGGAAACGTAGGTGGAAAAGAAGGGTTAGCCGCCATCTTGAAGATCAGCCGTTCCAAGGCCTATGCTTGGATTGAGCGCTTACGTTTACGGGAACGTTATTGCTTGGAGGTTAGACCCAACGCTGAGTTTAAGGAATCTTAG
- a CDS encoding trigger factor — protein sequence MQRIFSIANDIQVHLSITVPFEELNSFLQQAQEELREDLPSTFDVTSACDRDDFWEPVAAKATSIMISTLVDRILKEEGRHPISRPRPINLPRLSYGHEYTFEIEIEVLPIIAFPENFSDIRLTVHEPEFSSEKFYKAVERLMVPITTVTKVTEIRFPQPGDIVDLRVNGHIDGKSVPGLTNRDIKILINAIPVEHNLGEVEQHVKKIHVGEQVEYTMRCPADYPDPLVRGKDVQLTVLLKALYQRELPKLTDSAAVRLGYKSAVALKTQAFMHVMNESSRLHTVEAKNRLMQLLLDGVEIPIPESLQQMFLAEYIKNVRAFFGTGTSAPEAKEHIRSALRAASQEGIPIAKENARRHVYLLAYAYAHDITVSQQDLAKSIREMAHRTGSTEEMLRGKVFASDMGDTLTESLMAEKALNLIFTSAQKVVVDQAGKVIPPHGKKDQGMGPKIP from the coding sequence ATGCAACGCATATTTTCCATTGCCAACGATATCCAAGTGCACCTTTCCATCACAGTTCCCTTCGAAGAACTGAATAGTTTTTTGCAGCAAGCTCAGGAAGAATTGAGGGAAGACCTTCCATCAACTTTTGATGTCACCAGCGCGTGTGATAGGGATGATTTTTGGGAACCGGTAGCGGCAAAAGCCACGTCCATCATGATTTCCACATTAGTGGACAGAATTCTTAAAGAAGAAGGTCGTCACCCTATCAGTCGCCCACGTCCAATAAACCTTCCACGGCTGAGTTACGGGCACGAATATACTTTTGAGATTGAGATTGAAGTTCTGCCAATTATTGCCTTTCCCGAAAATTTCTCCGACATAAGACTCACTGTTCATGAACCGGAATTTTCTTCAGAAAAATTTTATAAGGCTGTAGAACGATTAATGGTTCCCATCACAACTGTAACAAAAGTGACGGAAATTCGCTTCCCACAGCCAGGCGACATAGTTGACCTGCGAGTCAATGGACACATTGATGGTAAGTCTGTTCCAGGGCTAACGAATCGAGACATAAAGATACTTATTAATGCCATTCCTGTGGAGCATAACCTCGGAGAGGTGGAGCAGCACGTCAAAAAAATACATGTTGGAGAGCAGGTCGAGTACACGATGCGCTGTCCAGCGGATTACCCTGATCCCCTTGTGCGGGGAAAAGACGTTCAGCTTACAGTATTGTTGAAGGCATTGTACCAGCGAGAATTGCCAAAACTCACTGATTCCGCAGCTGTTCGCTTGGGTTATAAAAGCGCTGTTGCCCTAAAGACCCAGGCATTTATGCATGTCATGAACGAAAGCTCCCGACTACATACAGTAGAGGCGAAAAATAGACTCATGCAACTGTTGTTGGACGGGGTAGAAATCCCCATACCGGAAAGCCTGCAACAGATGTTTCTTGCCGAATACATAAAAAACGTGCGCGCTTTTTTTGGCACCGGCACCAGCGCTCCCGAAGCAAAAGAGCACATCCGGTCAGCCCTTCGGGCAGCCAGCCAAGAGGGCATCCCTATAGCAAAAGAAAATGCTCGGCGCCATGTTTATCTGCTTGCCTACGCTTATGCCCATGATATTACCGTATCGCAGCAAGATTTAGCCAAAAGCATACGAGAAATGGCCCATCGCACAGGCAGTACCGAAGAAATGTTACGCGGTAAAGTCTTTGCCAGCGACATGGGAGACACGCTTACAGAAAGTCTTATGGCCGAGAAAGCACTCAATTTAATCTTCACTTCCGCCCAAAAAGTTGTTGTTGATCAAGCTGGGAAAGTCATCCCTCCACACGGGAAGAAGGACCAAGGCATGGGGCCTAAGATTCCTTAA